One Rhea pennata isolate bPtePen1 chromosome 3, bPtePen1.pri, whole genome shotgun sequence DNA segment encodes these proteins:
- the TDRP gene encoding testis development-related protein, whose amino-acid sequence MWKLNKSSKVLLDDSPEEEESRPRGPPPAAAFPAPQNKDQLLHDEVSSSVSQLATKVQGASFRGWKEVTSMFNKDDEQQLLAGCKSPKSKGTNLKLKDEMKSEKKPGFWDSLVIKQNVQSRKPDEIEGWEPPQITAADSTSDAANTLSDCTAWSGWEDETKGSTKYTNLASSGNSSRWSIRSAGKLVSIRRQSKGNLTDNWEELE is encoded by the exons aTGTGGAAGCTCAACAAGAGCAGCAAAGTTCTCCTGGACGACTCccccgaggaggaggagagccgcccccgcgggccgccgcccgccgccgccttcccggCCCCCCAG AATAAAGACCAGCTTCTTCATGATGAAGTTTCATCTTCAGTGTCACAGCTTGCAACAAAG GTTCAAGGTGCAAGTTTCCGGGGTTGGAAGGAAGTGACATCTATGTTCAATAAAGATGATGAACAGCAATTGTTGGCAGGATGCAAGTCTCCAAAATCCAAAGG AACAAACCTAAAATTAAAGGACGAGATGAAGTCAGAAAAGAAGCCAGGTTTTTGGGACAGTTTGGTGATAAAACAGAATGTTCAATCTAGGAAACCAGATGAGATTGAGGGATGGGAACCACCACAGATCACTGCTGCTGACTCTACCAGTGATGCAGCAAATACTTTAAGTGACTGTACAGCCTGGTCAGGCTGGGAAGATGAAACCAAAGGCTCCACAAAATATACAAACCTGGCCAGCTCAGGAAACAGTTCCAGGTGGAGTATCAGATCAGCTGGAAAGCTGGTTAGTATTAGACGGCAGAGCAAAGGTAACCTGACTGACAACTGGGAAGAACTAGAATGA